The Williamsia sp. DF01-3 genome has a window encoding:
- a CDS encoding alpha-hydroxy-acid oxidizing protein — protein sequence MSSNRRPASDLSGRARQNQIYTDGVFGRKPKVPTNFDDLERAAKRKMSAKAWAYVAGGAGEGSTMRANRRALDSWAIVPRMLRDVSVRSLSTELFGQQLPAPILFSPVGAGGLVFPQADVHIGRAAAELGVPYIFSSQASAPMESTAAAMDEVSPGAPRWYQLYWSSDEQLVDSFLQRAEKCGAAAIVVTLDTTMLGWRPQDLNLGSLPFAQGMGIDQYTSDPRFIDMVRARIAAAVPGPKPQVTVGAIKSLVSMAKNTPGSVLANLRSPVPRESVQTFLETYSRPSLNWTDIAGLRERTSLPIVLKGILHPDDARQAVDAGVDGILVSNHGGRQIDGSIGSVESLTDVVAAVDGKAKVLLDSGIRGGADVFKALALGADAVCIGRPHMYGLALAGSAGARDVVANIIAELDLTLGLSGNTNTADLSPAVLKKVRLD from the coding sequence AAGGTACCCACCAATTTCGACGATCTGGAGCGCGCTGCCAAGCGCAAGATGTCCGCCAAGGCGTGGGCTTATGTCGCCGGTGGAGCGGGTGAAGGCAGCACCATGCGGGCCAACCGCCGCGCCCTCGACAGCTGGGCGATCGTTCCCAGGATGCTGCGCGACGTCTCGGTACGGAGTCTGTCCACCGAGCTGTTCGGACAGCAGTTGCCGGCACCGATCCTGTTCTCCCCGGTGGGTGCGGGCGGCCTGGTCTTTCCGCAGGCCGACGTCCACATCGGCCGGGCCGCCGCCGAACTCGGCGTCCCGTACATCTTCTCCAGCCAGGCCAGCGCACCGATGGAGAGCACTGCCGCGGCGATGGACGAGGTGTCGCCCGGGGCGCCCCGCTGGTACCAGCTCTACTGGTCAAGTGACGAGCAACTGGTGGACAGCTTCCTGCAGCGCGCCGAGAAGTGCGGTGCGGCGGCCATCGTGGTCACGCTCGACACCACCATGCTGGGCTGGCGGCCGCAGGACCTGAACCTGGGCTCGCTGCCGTTCGCGCAAGGGATGGGCATCGACCAGTACACCTCTGATCCCCGCTTCATCGACATGGTGCGAGCTCGTATCGCTGCGGCCGTACCCGGCCCCAAGCCCCAGGTGACGGTCGGCGCGATCAAGTCCCTGGTGTCGATGGCGAAGAACACCCCCGGCAGCGTGCTGGCCAACCTTCGCTCACCTGTGCCCAGGGAGTCTGTGCAGACCTTCCTGGAGACCTACTCGCGTCCCTCGCTCAACTGGACGGACATTGCCGGGCTGCGCGAGCGGACGTCGCTGCCGATCGTCTTGAAAGGGATCCTGCACCCCGACGACGCACGGCAGGCCGTCGACGCCGGGGTGGACGGCATCCTGGTCTCCAACCATGGCGGCCGGCAGATCGACGGATCCATCGGCTCGGTCGAATCGCTCACCGACGTGGTGGCCGCAGTTGACGGCAAGGCGAAGGTGCTGCTGGATTCGGGCATCCGCGGCGGCGCCGACGTCTTCAAAGCGCTGGCTCTGGGTGCGGACGCGGTGTGTATCGGACGTCCGCACATGTACGGACTCGCGCTGGCCGGATCGGCAGGTGCGCGAGACGTGGTCGCCAACATCATCGCCGAGCTCGACCTGACGCTGGGACTGTCCGGGAACACCAACACCGCCGACTTGTCGCCGGCGGTGTTGAAGAAGGTGCGACTCGACTAG